One Bacillota bacterium genomic region harbors:
- the argR gene encoding arginine repressor produces the protein MKGRRQEYLLQLIKTKDIETQEELMGYLHDAGFVVTQATVSRDIKELRLAKVPDGKGGYKYALPQGTVKGDLNRRARRVFEDYVRGIDFSGNILVVKTYPGGANAVAAVLDELEWDGVVATLAGDDVILLVVRDDAEVHLKRPKGVAGKLYKQLEDLLYGH, from the coding sequence GTGAAAGGTAGACGACAAGAATATCTTCTTCAGCTCATCAAAACCAAAGACATCGAAACTCAGGAAGAATTGATGGGTTACCTGCACGATGCCGGTTTTGTCGTTACCCAAGCCACCGTTTCCCGGGATATCAAGGAGCTGAGACTGGCCAAGGTACCGGATGGAAAAGGCGGTTATAAATATGCGCTGCCTCAGGGAACGGTGAAAGGCGATTTAAACCGCCGGGCGCGCCGGGTATTTGAGGATTATGTCCGAGGGATTGACTTCAGCGGTAACATTCTGGTTGTGAAGACCTATCCCGGTGGAGCAAACGCGGTAGCTGCAGTGCTCGATGAGCTGGAATGGGATGGGGTAGTTGCTACGCTTGCAGGTGATGATGTCATTCTGTTGGTGGTGCGCGATGATGCCGAGGTACACTTAAAGCGGCCAAAAGGTGTTGCCGGAAAACTCTATAAACAGCTGGAAGATTTGCTTTATGGACACTGA
- the recN gene encoding DNA repair protein RecN: MLRELQISDFALIDSLQLSFYSGFSVLTGETGAGKSIIIDALSLLLGARASIEMIRTGCEKAVIEGVFEAPETAFTLLNEWGIESDNTELIISREIHRSGRNRCRLNGTLVTVNQLAQLGRLLVDILGQHDHQSLLDVSRHLEILDDFGDDEHRHLKSTVRELYSRYEQVKRERIRLQTQERDRLARIDLLQFQLEEITQANLRVGEEDELEKQQQRLANIERITTTAESVYARLQEQLPDQPPLYDLLAQTISDLTSLTRYDQEITPITELFNQALVQLEEASRDLRQYIEGFERDPQALEQIETRLSLIRTLKRKYGENEQAILDYGEEIRQELETLLSSEITIEKLKQEEDELYSTLTDLARQLTEKRRQCAEKMEKQIEAHLADLNMERTKFVVDITPADLNETGVDSVEFKLSPNLGEEIKPLAKIASGGEMSRIMLALKNSLVQVEQIPALVFDEVDTGIGGRTALKVAEKLRSLSGQFQVFAVTHLPIVASFAQHHYYVEKQEHYGRTKVKVTLLDRDGRVSELVRMLGGQADQSATKAHAEELLKQANTS, translated from the coding sequence GTGTTAAGAGAACTGCAGATCAGTGACTTTGCCTTAATTGATAGCTTGCAATTATCGTTTTACTCAGGATTCAGCGTGCTGACAGGAGAAACAGGCGCAGGAAAGTCGATCATTATTGACGCCCTCAGCTTGCTGCTCGGTGCACGGGCATCTATAGAGATGATCCGCACCGGGTGCGAAAAGGCTGTAATCGAGGGAGTATTTGAAGCGCCCGAAACTGCGTTTACACTGCTAAATGAGTGGGGAATCGAATCGGATAATACCGAGTTAATTATCAGTAGGGAGATTCACCGCAGCGGCCGCAACCGCTGCCGGCTGAACGGAACGCTGGTAACTGTGAATCAATTAGCGCAGTTGGGCAGATTATTAGTCGATATTTTAGGACAGCATGATCACCAAAGTTTGCTGGATGTATCGCGCCATCTAGAGATTCTCGATGATTTTGGCGATGATGAACACAGACACCTCAAGAGTACTGTGCGTGAGCTCTACAGCAGATATGAGCAGGTAAAACGGGAACGAATTAGGCTCCAGACTCAAGAACGGGACAGGTTGGCCCGCATTGATTTATTGCAGTTTCAGCTTGAAGAAATCACACAAGCGAATCTCAGGGTTGGGGAAGAAGACGAATTAGAGAAACAGCAGCAGCGGCTGGCCAACATCGAAAGAATCACAACAACCGCTGAGAGTGTTTATGCCAGGCTGCAGGAGCAGCTGCCTGATCAGCCTCCTCTTTACGATCTTTTAGCCCAGACTATCAGCGATTTAACGTCTCTAACTCGGTATGATCAGGAGATTACACCTATTACTGAGCTGTTCAACCAAGCATTAGTGCAGCTGGAAGAAGCTTCCCGGGATCTGCGGCAGTATATCGAGGGATTCGAGCGCGATCCCCAGGCGTTGGAGCAGATCGAGACTCGCTTGAGCTTAATTAGAACACTGAAACGCAAATATGGTGAAAACGAGCAGGCCATCTTAGACTATGGAGAAGAAATCAGGCAGGAGCTGGAAACGCTTCTATCCAGCGAGATCACAATTGAGAAGTTAAAACAGGAAGAAGATGAGCTTTACAGCACGTTGACAGATCTTGCTAGACAGCTTACCGAGAAGAGACGCCAGTGCGCTGAGAAAATGGAGAAACAGATCGAAGCGCATCTAGCTGATCTGAACATGGAACGGACTAAATTTGTTGTAGATATTACGCCCGCAGATTTGAATGAGACCGGAGTTGACTCAGTTGAATTCAAATTGTCACCCAATCTTGGGGAAGAGATCAAGCCATTGGCCAAAATCGCCTCGGGGGGCGAAATGTCCCGGATTATGCTGGCTCTCAAGAACAGTCTGGTTCAGGTAGAGCAGATTCCGGCTTTGGTGTTCGATGAAGTTGATACTGGAATCGGTGGACGAACTGCGCTTAAAGTTGCCGAAAAGCTCCGCAGTCTTAGTGGGCAGTTTCAAGTCTTTGCGGTTACCCATCTGCCGATAGTGGCCAGCTTTGCCCAACACCATTATTATGTGGAAAAACAAGAGCATTATGGCAGAACTAAGGTTAAAGTTACTCTGCTTGATCGGGATGGCAGAGTCAGCGAGCTGGTGAGGATGCTGGGAGGTCAGGCTGATCAGTCTGCCACAAAAGCTCACGCGGAAGAGCTGTTAAAACAGGCTAATACCAGCTAG
- the spoIVB gene encoding SpoIVB peptidase: MKKSYYLLLLPGLVMLGLLVSPVLASWAGIPGEIRLFQGTEFSLTAHLPFRFIDGDGLDVTGPKGEFFLRADQVGKQYFQVRLFGFIPIREMVVDVVPEVEVFPGGHSIGVLVKPIGLVISRIVPVRGLDGREYYPAAEAGLEPGDLIISIGGRKVTSPEQVGQIVNELAPQDSQLPLVVQRHDVQLETVITPVLSMQEDISGNPRQVYLLGVFLEDPASGVGTLTFFDKNTGKYGALGHTITDSLGRSLEITDGSIVSASIESIKQGFKGLPGEKLGVFIDQAVMGSIDKNSKFGIFGRLSEQLENPYFNNPIPIALNHEVKVGPAKIYTVVNRDEIQEFDIEITRVYHQSKPDDKGMVIRVVDPELLQKTGGIIQGMSGSPIVQDGKLVGAITHVFVNDPRMGYGGFIEWMIYESGIGGETPTLASEPYPFFGSGSFFMQE; the protein is encoded by the coding sequence GTGAAGAAATCGTACTATTTACTGCTGCTGCCTGGACTGGTAATGCTTGGATTATTGGTATCACCTGTGTTAGCATCTTGGGCGGGGATTCCTGGTGAGATCAGGCTGTTCCAGGGAACGGAGTTTTCTCTAACTGCTCACCTGCCGTTCCGCTTCATTGATGGTGATGGATTGGATGTGACCGGTCCCAAAGGAGAGTTTTTTCTCAGAGCCGATCAGGTGGGCAAGCAGTACTTTCAGGTGAGGCTCTTCGGGTTTATCCCGATTCGCGAAATGGTGGTAGATGTCGTTCCAGAAGTGGAGGTATTTCCCGGAGGCCACTCCATCGGTGTTTTGGTTAAGCCAATCGGTTTAGTAATCAGCAGAATCGTTCCGGTTCGAGGTTTGGATGGCAGGGAGTATTATCCCGCCGCAGAAGCAGGATTAGAACCGGGCGATTTAATTATCTCCATCGGCGGCCGGAAAGTTACCAGTCCAGAGCAGGTGGGGCAGATTGTTAATGAGCTGGCACCTCAGGATTCACAGCTCCCGTTGGTGGTTCAGCGCCATGATGTTCAACTGGAGACAGTGATTACTCCAGTTCTGTCAATGCAGGAAGACATTAGTGGAAATCCGCGCCAAGTTTACCTGCTGGGAGTTTTTTTGGAAGACCCGGCCAGCGGAGTGGGAACACTCACATTTTTTGACAAAAACACCGGTAAATACGGCGCCCTGGGGCACACTATCACTGACAGTTTAGGCCGCAGCCTGGAGATTACAGATGGCAGTATTGTGTCGGCCAGCATTGAAAGCATCAAGCAGGGATTTAAAGGTTTGCCTGGAGAAAAACTCGGTGTTTTTATTGATCAGGCAGTTATGGGTTCAATCGACAAGAATTCCAAGTTTGGTATTTTTGGCAGATTATCAGAACAACTTGAGAACCCATACTTTAATAATCCAATTCCTATTGCCCTGAATCATGAAGTCAAGGTCGGCCCAGCAAAGATTTATACCGTAGTGAACCGAGATGAGATTCAAGAGTTTGATATTGAGATCACGAGAGTTTACCATCAATCGAAGCCGGATGATAAGGGGATGGTGATACGGGTGGTTGATCCGGAGCTGCTGCAAAAAACGGGAGGTATTATCCAGGGTATGAGCGGCAGTCCGATCGTCCAGGACGGCAAGTTAGTCGGTGCAATTACCCATGTCTTTGTGAATGATCCCCGCATGGGGTACGGTGGTTTTATTGAATGGATGATTTATGAGTCAGGGATTGGCGGTGAAACTCCAACGCTCGCCAGCGAACCCTATCCGTTTTTCGGGTCGGGTTCTTTTTTTATGCAGGAATAG
- a CDS encoding response regulator: protein MEVPALIKVVIGDANPKYLELISRELKHELEIAVIGTASNPNDLSKLVSQYQPDIVVMDFMDIIDQGTAVVRQIMKKQPLTQVLVISEIEDDQFVEQLLKLGVAYYMIKPFRMPDLIERIKYIHHNYGNMFNLFYIRERRLIQQFLVSCFAELGIPPNYKGHRYLIDAILLVSQDDSWLNGITKRLYPAVARGNHTTASHVERSIRYAIDTAWAKGDLEHLQKFFPYAIDPAKGKPTNAAFIAKMADLIKIRFSG from the coding sequence GTGGAGGTGCCGGCTTTGATTAAAGTTGTGATCGGCGATGCAAATCCAAAATACCTCGAGCTGATCAGCCGTGAGCTTAAGCATGAGCTAGAAATCGCGGTGATCGGTACAGCATCTAATCCTAATGATCTTTCAAAGCTGGTGAGTCAGTACCAGCCCGATATTGTTGTCATGGATTTCATGGATATTATTGACCAGGGTACTGCGGTTGTTCGTCAGATCATGAAGAAACAGCCCTTAACGCAGGTATTGGTTATTTCTGAGATTGAAGATGACCAGTTTGTGGAGCAGCTGCTCAAATTAGGGGTCGCCTATTATATGATCAAACCTTTCCGCATGCCGGATTTGATCGAGCGGATTAAATACATCCACCATAACTATGGAAATATGTTTAATCTTTTCTATATTAGGGAACGCCGATTGATTCAGCAGTTTTTAGTCAGCTGTTTTGCCGAGCTCGGCATACCGCCGAATTATAAGGGACACCGCTATCTCATTGATGCAATCTTGTTGGTCAGCCAGGATGATTCCTGGCTGAATGGGATAACCAAAAGGCTTTATCCAGCCGTCGCTCGGGGGAATCATACTACTGCCAGCCATGTAGAGAGATCGATCCGCTATGCAATCGATACCGCTTGGGCTAAAGGTGATCTGGAGCATCTTCAAAAATTTTTTCCTTATGCGATCGATCCTGCTAAGGGCAAGCCGACAAACGCGGCATTTATCGCCAAAATGGCAGATCTTATAAAGATCCGGTTTTCTGGATGA
- a CDS encoding copper transporter: MHIGFRYHIATLVAVFFSLFLGIVVGSILFQDDLLVQEQNSIINELEQRFKDLELRTKEMQTNLKQVEIKEQLFAEGWGLIRSTLIGDQLQGREIVLLYDQADEPALERLTRLLEEAGAHVCGSYAWPNHLDEVRSLFEQIMSAEPEQPAAVIWTNAPLTETARQGIEWIHQLGWQISVLQPYNSKVHLAGIAEKALVIEMGDTFLGELAVVRGLKAGLTGVYGHSSEAVGLIPMVEMELAE, from the coding sequence ATGCACATCGGCTTCCGGTATCATATCGCAACATTAGTAGCAGTATTCTTTAGTTTGTTTTTGGGAATTGTAGTGGGCAGCATCCTATTCCAAGATGATTTATTAGTGCAGGAGCAGAACAGCATTATCAATGAACTAGAGCAGCGTTTTAAGGATCTAGAGCTGCGAACAAAAGAAATGCAGACTAATTTAAAGCAGGTAGAGATCAAAGAGCAGCTCTTCGCTGAAGGATGGGGTTTGATCCGCTCCACCCTGATTGGTGACCAGCTGCAGGGACGCGAGATAGTTTTGCTTTACGATCAGGCGGATGAGCCAGCGCTCGAGCGGCTGACGAGACTACTAGAAGAAGCTGGAGCTCATGTTTGCGGCAGTTATGCCTGGCCGAATCATCTGGATGAAGTCAGGTCGCTGTTTGAGCAAATAATGTCTGCAGAGCCGGAGCAGCCTGCCGCAGTGATTTGGACCAATGCTCCTTTGACAGAAACAGCTCGGCAAGGGATTGAATGGATTCACCAATTAGGCTGGCAGATCAGTGTTCTGCAGCCGTATAACTCAAAGGTGCATCTAGCTGGAATAGCAGAAAAGGCGCTGGTGATTGAGATGGGCGATACATTTTTGGGCGAGCTGGCGGTAGTTAGAGGTCTCAAGGCTGGCTTAACCGGTGTCTACGGTCACAGCAGTGAAGCTGTTGGTTTAATTCCAATGGTTGAGATGGAGCTGGCAGAATGA
- a CDS encoding glycosyltransferase produces the protein MKVTALIPAYNEADRIGETLQAVLKLDMVDQIVVIDDGSTDGTTAVVKDYPVELIKLDRNRGKGGALNAGWQRYRSEIYLLLDADLKSSAIYAQDLLAPVLEKAADMTIANFAVNQTGGAGKMGFGTAKLIARYGIWCLTGHKFASPLSGQRAVRREVLEDCGGFASGFGVEAALTIRALRLGYRVVEVDLPMTHRATGRNLAGFCHRGRQLAAVVRELYKAWRNQ, from the coding sequence ATGAAAGTTACAGCGCTAATTCCCGCGTACAATGAGGCGGATCGGATCGGGGAAACACTTCAAGCAGTTCTTAAGCTGGATATGGTAGACCAAATTGTAGTAATTGACGATGGCTCCACCGATGGTACAACCGCTGTGGTTAAAGATTATCCTGTTGAGTTAATTAAGCTGGATAGGAACCGGGGAAAAGGGGGAGCGCTTAATGCTGGCTGGCAGAGATATCGTTCTGAGATCTATCTGCTGCTGGACGCGGATCTAAAGTCTAGTGCGATCTATGCGCAAGATCTACTTGCTCCAGTGCTGGAAAAAGCAGCAGATATGACTATTGCTAACTTTGCTGTTAATCAAACGGGTGGAGCTGGGAAGATGGGTTTTGGAACTGCTAAGCTGATAGCAAGATATGGGATCTGGTGCCTTACTGGTCATAAATTTGCCAGTCCGCTGTCAGGGCAGCGCGCAGTACGGCGGGAGGTCTTGGAGGATTGCGGTGGATTTGCCTCAGGATTCGGAGTTGAAGCAGCTCTAACAATTAGAGCACTGCGGTTGGGTTATCGAGTCGTAGAAGTCGATCTGCCTATGACGCACCGGGCTACAGGCCGTAATCTTGCAGGTTTTTGCCACCGGGGCAGGCAGCTCGCAGCTGTAGTCAGAGAATTATACAAAGCCTGGAGGAATCAGTAG